In the genome of Anabrus simplex isolate iqAnaSimp1 chromosome 6, ASM4041472v1, whole genome shotgun sequence, one region contains:
- the LOC136876202 gene encoding uncharacterized protein → MQREVFIVGTRQVGFVIEANSTTGTEMTTSDEQAPRNHQPPFHRWHHSPAAHHWRHHQEESQVSDQHRHHHHHNHGCHWRFSHDWRQHWSSQEDQFRGGFPFHWRFQGPPPHWFDKAHHGYGPGKHGCPLSRKFVKRTPEDPQDKWLESFFNWY, encoded by the exons ATGCAGCGGGAGGTATTTATAGTAGGTACACGGCAAGTGGGATTCGTAATCGAGGCGAACTCTACAACGGGAACAG AAATGACTACTAGTGACGAACAAGCTCCAAGGAATCATCAGCCACCATTTCATCGGTGGCATCATAGCCCTGCTGCACATCACTGGCGTCATCATCAAGAAGAATCACAGGTATCAGATCAGCATCGtcaccaccatcatcataatcatggtTGTCACTGGCGATTCTCACATGACTGGCGTCAACATTGGTCATCTCAGGAAGACCAGTTTCGTGGTGGCTTCCCATTTCACTGGCGATTTCAAGGCCCACCACCTCACTGGTTCGATAAGGCGCACCACGGCTATGGTCCAG GGAAACACGGCTGTCCATTGAGTCGAAAGTTTGTGAAGAGAACCCCAGAAGATCCACAAGATAAGTGGTTGGAATCATTTTTCAACTGGTACTGA